A genomic window from Cryobacterium sp. SO2 includes:
- a CDS encoding alpha/beta fold hydrolase, translating to MRVGWAVVGTVVAAGGVVAGLGIFIAKSLTAPTSGRTFDLTIRGLEGSGERTIVVLDRTAHTVAPGRYCLILENGGWARLSNDVVDRGPRLVGRAVEEPSGDLKAGDKASWSGIVFSTPEEAGLDAMDVSIPTDVGPAPAWLIAPRGGPSTTWAIHIHGLGSPRAGTLRGVQVAEEAGLTSLVVTYRNDGKGPTVGTGRSELGAAEVDDVRAAVRFARQNGANNIVLVGWSMGAAIALQLANESEIRAILKGLVLESPVLDWVSTIRANCARAGLPAWTGGLALPWLNSRPLARLTGLPNPVPLRKFNWVARADELTVPTLILHGTLDSSSPFEISSRLRELRPDIVELESFDADHTMSWNSDRHHWRAVLHAWLTSLTEVSLR from the coding sequence ATGAGAGTCGGTTGGGCAGTGGTGGGCACGGTGGTCGCTGCGGGCGGTGTGGTCGCTGGGCTCGGAATCTTCATCGCGAAGAGCCTTACCGCGCCGACGAGTGGCCGAACATTCGACCTCACCATCCGTGGATTAGAGGGCTCGGGGGAGCGGACTATCGTCGTTCTTGACCGAACCGCTCACACCGTGGCGCCTGGTCGTTACTGCCTTATTCTCGAGAATGGCGGCTGGGCTCGGCTGTCGAATGACGTAGTGGATCGTGGCCCGAGGCTCGTCGGACGCGCGGTGGAGGAACCGAGTGGAGACCTGAAGGCCGGTGACAAAGCTTCTTGGAGCGGCATCGTCTTCTCGACCCCGGAGGAGGCCGGTTTAGATGCGATGGACGTCTCAATACCGACGGATGTTGGTCCCGCGCCTGCATGGCTTATCGCTCCTCGTGGCGGCCCATCTACAACGTGGGCCATCCACATCCACGGTCTCGGAAGCCCGCGCGCCGGAACACTTCGTGGGGTGCAAGTCGCAGAGGAAGCTGGGTTGACCTCGCTTGTCGTGACTTACAGGAATGACGGTAAAGGTCCCACTGTGGGAACTGGACGATCCGAGCTCGGTGCTGCCGAGGTGGACGACGTCCGGGCGGCCGTGCGCTTCGCTCGCCAGAACGGCGCCAATAACATCGTCCTGGTCGGGTGGTCGATGGGCGCAGCCATCGCACTTCAACTTGCCAACGAATCCGAGATCCGGGCGATTCTGAAGGGTCTCGTACTTGAGTCACCAGTCCTTGACTGGGTGTCGACGATCAGAGCAAACTGCGCGCGGGCAGGCCTGCCTGCATGGACTGGCGGCCTCGCTTTGCCATGGCTCAACTCCCGGCCGTTGGCTCGCTTGACCGGGCTCCCGAACCCCGTCCCCCTGCGAAAATTCAACTGGGTAGCGCGAGCCGACGAGCTGACTGTGCCGACACTCATCCTGCACGGCACCCTTGATAGCTCATCGCCATTCGAGATCTCGAGTCGGCTCAGAGAACTGCGCCCTGACATCGTCGAGCTCGAATCATTCGACGCAGACCACACGATGAGCTGGAATTCGGATCGCCACCACTGGAGGGCGGTACTCCACGCTTGGCTGACTTCCCTGACCGAAGTGAGCTTGAGGTAG
- a CDS encoding MAB_1171c family putative transporter, translating into MTAVIVAAAMWLLAASLLILRRGRAERNITYAALTIAVAMTLNTDPVYRALDRLAGGDNLVTLVADVALMVGVFFLGRGVMKASEHQPRTVRLALGRVALVTAIFGAVVAFFLIELSGTTTNFMLELGDQPAAAIYSTIQFVYYGIVLSAMAVLAARQFRNTNGVQQLPPASLFIGSLLGVVLSVVVIAMDLAHVTDELDVMTEIAVTYEPLRLLAFLFLCLGFAGQPAARTLQARSRERRTLMFVDDLKPIWVEATMARPGISQNQQVAFHTDEPDTLLHRQVVEIRDAMMDTRVHFTVSDRDRELVERAERHLVGAVQTGSVTATSATTTGDGQSRR; encoded by the coding sequence ATGACTGCCGTCATTGTCGCCGCAGCAATGTGGTTACTCGCGGCGAGTCTGCTCATCCTGCGGCGTGGTCGTGCCGAACGGAATATTACCTATGCCGCGCTGACAATCGCGGTCGCAATGACGCTCAACACTGACCCCGTCTATCGCGCTCTCGACAGATTGGCCGGAGGGGACAACCTCGTAACTCTAGTGGCGGATGTTGCGTTGATGGTCGGCGTATTCTTCCTAGGTCGTGGAGTGATGAAGGCATCCGAGCATCAACCCCGGACAGTCAGGCTCGCACTCGGTCGGGTCGCCCTGGTAACTGCAATCTTCGGCGCCGTCGTTGCGTTCTTCCTCATTGAACTAAGCGGCACCACCACAAACTTCATGCTCGAGCTCGGTGACCAACCTGCGGCGGCCATCTACTCAACGATCCAATTCGTCTACTACGGGATCGTCCTTTCCGCGATGGCAGTCCTCGCTGCCCGCCAGTTCCGAAACACCAACGGTGTCCAGCAATTGCCACCGGCTTCTCTGTTCATCGGAAGTCTCCTTGGGGTGGTTCTCAGCGTCGTCGTCATCGCCATGGACCTCGCCCACGTCACCGACGAGCTGGACGTCATGACTGAGATCGCAGTCACGTATGAGCCGCTGCGGCTGCTGGCCTTTTTGTTCCTCTGCCTCGGATTCGCGGGCCAGCCTGCCGCTCGGACCTTACAGGCACGATCCCGCGAACGAAGGACACTGATGTTCGTCGACGACCTCAAACCGATCTGGGTGGAGGCGACGATGGCACGACCGGGAATTAGCCAGAACCAGCAGGTCGCGTTTCATACGGACGAACCCGACACTCTGCTACACCGTCAGGTCGTCGAGATTCGTGACGCAATGATGGACACCAGAGTGCATTTCACAGTCAGCGACCGAGACAGAGAGCTGGTTGAGCGCGCCGAGCGTCACCTTGTTGGGGCCGTACAGACGGGCTCGGTGACCGCGACTTCAGCCACGACTACTGGAGATGGGCAGTCGCGGCGATGA
- the mobF gene encoding MobF family relaxase: protein MTVSMRVMSAGDGYKYLLRTVVAGDGERSLSTPLTRYYSAKGTPPGRWMGKGIPSLGRGRIVEGAEVTEAQLQLLIGMGRDPVTGSPLGRAYPSYRTPVDSDESSPGSDQVARRRRAVAGYDFTFSIPKSASILWGVADATTQAQIVDAHHAAVAEVVAYMEREVAATRTGAAVHDGAVAQVDVSGLIATAFDHFDSRAGDPHLHTHVVISNKVQAVLDGRWRSLDGRPMHAAVVALSELHETLFADALARAVGVRWVMRERGRDRHPAWAISSIPEVLVSEFSTRSRHIDVETDRLIGAYVGSHGYRPNPVTIMKLRAQATLATRPAKTVRSLAELTAEWRERAHRVLDQKSTTRPSATEVQSTPVVLNAGDVPLEAVSALGMSVMRAVSERRATWRHWNLVAEASRQTMQYRFASASDREAAVGLIVDAAERASLRITPPELASNPAPFQRGDGTTVFRPKHSVVFTSTELLDAESRLLKRASDKTGPQVLAITLRSTERRPLPGGGMLSVDQLEALTEVVGSGRVIDVLVGPAGAGKTTAMNALRRAWESAHGAGSVVGLAPSASAAQVLADDLGITTENLAKWWHNHLEYGATFRASQLVIIDEASLAGTLPLDRVTALAADAGAKVLLVGDYAQLQSVDAGGALSLLVHDRADAPELLDVHRFIHDWEKTASLELRHGDPESIDAYVAHDRVRDGSTESMADAAYEAWRTDARAGKTTVLISDSLEAVASLNVRARTELILEGRVDALREITLHDGTRAAVGDTVITRQNERRLRAARSWVRNGDRWTVIAVHRNGSVEVRRHGRRWGSAVLLPAVYAKRHLELGYAVTSHRAQGMTTDTAHTFVASGMTRENFYVAMTRGRETNTAYVAVDRPDDAHVGPRPGDDTEATARSVLYGVLQREGAELSAHEAISAEQDSAGSIAQLAAEYETIAAAAQHDRWVSVVRESGLSQVHADTVIASDAFGPLTAELRRAEAHHFDIKSLLARAIAVRGFDDAKDIAAILRSRVESVTAHDTGAGRSRKMPLLVVGLIPVPKGPMRADMRRALLERSDLIETRASIALNEALLAGEAWTRALGPVPRGSVSAMWRQYGCTVAAYRERYEIVGASALGPAPQSEAQQLDGARARAALDSARRLAERVPAHGGLRSSVTVGLPPAGIQF, encoded by the coding sequence ATGACGGTGTCTATGCGGGTGATGAGCGCTGGTGACGGTTACAAGTACCTGCTCCGCACCGTTGTTGCCGGCGACGGGGAACGGTCGTTGTCAACGCCACTGACTCGGTACTACAGCGCGAAGGGCACCCCGCCAGGACGATGGATGGGCAAAGGTATCCCGAGCCTCGGGAGGGGACGCATTGTCGAAGGCGCCGAAGTCACAGAGGCGCAACTACAGCTCTTGATCGGGATGGGGCGGGACCCTGTCACTGGCTCGCCATTGGGACGCGCGTATCCCTCCTATCGAACCCCGGTCGACTCGGACGAGTCGTCGCCGGGAAGCGACCAAGTAGCGCGTAGGCGGCGCGCAGTCGCGGGCTACGATTTCACCTTCTCAATCCCCAAGTCGGCGAGCATCCTTTGGGGCGTCGCAGACGCAACCACCCAAGCGCAGATCGTGGATGCGCATCATGCGGCGGTCGCCGAGGTTGTCGCGTACATGGAGCGCGAGGTTGCCGCCACGAGGACCGGCGCAGCGGTCCACGACGGCGCCGTTGCCCAGGTGGATGTGAGCGGCTTGATCGCGACGGCCTTCGATCACTTCGACAGTAGGGCGGGTGATCCGCACCTGCACACGCACGTCGTAATCAGCAACAAGGTGCAAGCCGTGCTTGATGGAAGGTGGCGTTCCCTCGACGGCCGACCGATGCACGCGGCGGTCGTCGCACTGTCTGAATTGCACGAGACTCTGTTCGCGGACGCGCTTGCGCGTGCCGTCGGTGTGCGCTGGGTGATGCGCGAGCGAGGCCGGGACCGTCACCCAGCGTGGGCGATCAGCTCGATTCCCGAGGTGCTGGTCTCGGAGTTCTCAACTCGGTCGCGGCACATCGACGTCGAGACCGATCGATTGATCGGGGCGTATGTGGGTAGTCACGGTTACCGTCCCAACCCGGTCACAATCATGAAGCTTCGCGCGCAGGCCACGCTGGCCACTCGGCCTGCGAAGACGGTGCGGTCTCTGGCTGAACTCACCGCGGAGTGGCGTGAACGCGCCCACCGTGTGCTGGACCAGAAGTCGACGACGCGGCCGAGTGCCACGGAGGTGCAGTCGACACCCGTGGTGTTGAATGCAGGGGACGTGCCGCTCGAGGCCGTCAGCGCACTCGGGATGAGTGTGATGAGGGCGGTAAGCGAAAGGCGAGCGACCTGGCGCCACTGGAATCTCGTGGCCGAAGCGTCACGGCAAACGATGCAATACCGTTTCGCATCGGCATCCGATCGAGAAGCCGCTGTCGGTCTTATCGTCGATGCCGCCGAGCGTGCGTCATTGCGGATCACGCCTCCGGAACTAGCGTCGAACCCAGCGCCATTCCAGCGAGGTGATGGTACGACTGTCTTCCGCCCCAAACACTCCGTAGTGTTCACCTCCACCGAGTTGCTGGACGCCGAGAGTCGGTTGCTCAAGCGGGCCAGTGATAAGACTGGCCCACAGGTGTTGGCGATCACACTCCGATCTACTGAACGCAGGCCGTTGCCGGGTGGTGGCATGCTGTCCGTCGACCAGCTTGAAGCGCTCACAGAGGTTGTCGGCTCCGGCCGCGTAATCGATGTTCTGGTCGGGCCGGCCGGCGCGGGTAAGACGACAGCGATGAACGCGCTCCGGCGGGCATGGGAGTCGGCGCACGGTGCGGGTTCCGTGGTCGGGTTGGCTCCCTCTGCCTCCGCTGCTCAGGTATTAGCAGACGACTTGGGTATCACAACCGAGAATCTGGCGAAGTGGTGGCACAACCATCTCGAGTACGGGGCGACATTCCGCGCTAGCCAGCTAGTCATTATCGACGAGGCGTCTTTGGCGGGAACCTTGCCCTTAGATCGGGTAACCGCGCTCGCGGCGGATGCTGGCGCGAAAGTTCTCCTGGTGGGCGACTACGCCCAGCTCCAGTCGGTCGATGCGGGTGGGGCGCTGTCCCTACTCGTCCACGATCGAGCAGACGCGCCTGAACTTCTTGATGTTCACCGCTTCATCCACGACTGGGAGAAGACGGCATCCCTCGAACTGCGTCACGGCGACCCCGAGTCGATCGACGCCTACGTCGCGCATGACCGCGTGCGTGACGGCAGCACCGAGTCAATGGCGGATGCTGCGTATGAGGCCTGGCGCACAGATGCTCGAGCAGGCAAGACCACGGTGCTAATCAGTGACTCACTCGAGGCAGTTGCCTCGTTGAACGTGCGCGCCCGGACGGAACTAATCCTGGAGGGGCGTGTGGATGCGCTCCGGGAGATCACCCTTCACGACGGAACCCGAGCGGCGGTCGGTGACACGGTCATCACGCGCCAGAACGAGCGGCGCCTTCGCGCGGCCAGATCCTGGGTGCGCAACGGCGACAGATGGACGGTGATCGCGGTGCACCGAAATGGCTCCGTTGAGGTGCGGCGGCATGGTCGTCGGTGGGGGAGTGCCGTGCTGCTTCCTGCGGTGTACGCCAAACGGCACCTCGAACTCGGTTACGCGGTCACCTCTCATCGCGCCCAGGGCATGACGACGGACACGGCACACACTTTCGTTGCGTCGGGCATGACGAGGGAGAACTTCTACGTCGCGATGACGCGTGGCCGGGAGACGAATACTGCCTACGTTGCCGTGGACCGACCGGATGACGCCCACGTCGGGCCTCGACCTGGCGACGACACCGAGGCCACGGCGCGAAGCGTTCTCTATGGCGTACTGCAGCGCGAGGGCGCTGAACTTTCTGCACATGAGGCAATCTCCGCGGAGCAGGATTCGGCGGGATCGATCGCCCAACTTGCAGCAGAGTACGAGACCATCGCGGCGGCCGCTCAACACGACAGGTGGGTGTCTGTGGTGCGCGAGAGCGGGCTGTCGCAGGTGCACGCCGACACCGTTATCGCCTCGGATGCGTTTGGCCCGCTCACAGCGGAACTCCGGAGGGCCGAGGCGCACCACTTCGACATCAAGAGCTTGCTCGCCCGCGCTATCGCCGTCCGAGGATTCGACGACGCCAAGGACATCGCGGCCATTCTCCGCTCCAGGGTCGAATCAGTGACTGCTCACGACACCGGGGCGGGGCGTTCACGGAAGATGCCACTGCTCGTAGTCGGACTAATCCCAGTGCCTAAGGGACCTATGCGCGCAGACATGCGCCGCGCTCTGCTCGAGCGGAGCGACCTGATCGAAACGCGAGCGAGCATCGCCCTTAACGAGGCGTTGCTTGCGGGCGAAGCGTGGACGCGAGCCCTTGGCCCGGTGCCACGGGGATCGGTATCCGCCATGTGGCGGCAGTATGGGTGCACAGTCGCGGCCTATAGGGAGCGCTATGAGATCGTTGGAGCCAGTGCACTCGGTCCGGCGCCCCAGTCGGAGGCGCAGCAACTTGACGGCGCGCGCGCCCGGGCCGCTCTAGATTCGGCACGTCGGCTTGCAGAACGAGTCCCGGCCCATGGTGGACTGAGATCGAGTGTGACGGTGGGGCTTCCGCCTGCCGGCATACAGTTCTAA
- a CDS encoding beta-propeller fold lactonase family protein has product MKKRHLTTVAVGVAAVVVATAVIATTTGRADAEAADHNDMVAGTVWVANEDGASLTAIDASTNTVATTLTGIESPHNVQATQGGQSVWAVSGTTSMAVEIDSQTNEVNGAVPTGAMPAHVIVTPDETRTYTTNNADDTVTAVDIATMTTIATIPVGDGPHGLRPSPDGKTIYVANNNGTTLSVIDTATNTQIDEIEVGKLPAQVAFSPDGNFVYASVNGDNAVAKIATSTRERVSTLTVGVGPIQTFVSPDGQYLLVANQGTEEYPGRTVSVIDTKTFDFVRTVETGAGAHGVTIDPTSRHAYITNTFDDTVSVLDLKELTVVATVPVGSKPNGITFTSQAAGIAPAVELDLKMDDSAAPGMKH; this is encoded by the coding sequence ATGAAAAAGCGCCACCTCACAACCGTTGCAGTCGGAGTCGCTGCCGTCGTCGTCGCGACTGCAGTCATCGCAACCACCACCGGAAGGGCCGACGCGGAGGCGGCCGACCACAACGACATGGTCGCAGGCACCGTTTGGGTCGCCAACGAAGATGGCGCCAGCCTCACCGCGATCGATGCCTCCACCAATACGGTCGCGACTACCCTCACCGGAATCGAAAGCCCGCACAACGTTCAAGCCACGCAGGGCGGCCAGTCCGTGTGGGCGGTGAGTGGCACAACGTCGATGGCTGTGGAGATCGATTCACAGACGAACGAGGTAAACGGAGCGGTACCCACCGGGGCTATGCCGGCCCACGTCATCGTGACACCCGACGAAACCCGAACCTACACAACGAACAACGCGGACGACACCGTGACAGCCGTCGACATTGCCACCATGACGACGATCGCCACGATCCCGGTCGGCGACGGGCCACACGGATTGAGGCCCAGCCCCGACGGCAAGACCATCTATGTGGCCAACAACAACGGAACCACGCTCAGCGTCATCGACACCGCCACCAACACCCAGATCGACGAGATCGAGGTGGGCAAATTGCCCGCGCAGGTCGCGTTCTCGCCCGACGGAAACTTCGTCTACGCATCGGTGAACGGCGACAACGCTGTAGCCAAAATCGCCACGAGCACCCGTGAACGCGTTTCCACACTTACAGTGGGCGTAGGTCCAATCCAAACGTTCGTCAGCCCCGATGGTCAGTACCTCTTGGTCGCCAACCAAGGCACAGAAGAGTATCCCGGCCGAACGGTTTCCGTCATCGACACCAAGACTTTTGACTTCGTCCGCACAGTCGAGACCGGTGCCGGCGCGCACGGTGTCACCATCGACCCGACGAGTCGACACGCCTACATCACCAACACCTTTGACGACACGGTGTCAGTGCTCGATCTCAAGGAGCTTACGGTGGTGGCTACAGTTCCAGTCGGTTCAAAGCCGAATGGGATCACCTTCACCAGTCAGGCCGCGGGAATCGCCCCGGCTGTCGAACTGGACCTCAAGATGGACGACAGCGCTGCGCCCGGCATGAAGCATTGA
- a CDS encoding sulfate permease, producing MFGLILGLTARTHYSLRRFMPTNLVLDAIHTRRGLKWGMPSMLLAVPYALATVACVGLTESGGSGWLNMLALLFAWNSLKFLVAGPVTLIGLCRVRRREASARRFNTLLQGRNDVGLDRSDEPSFSSKSS from the coding sequence ATGTTCGGATTGATCTTGGGCCTGACCGCCCGCACGCACTATTCGCTGCGCCGGTTCATGCCGACCAACCTCGTGCTGGACGCTATCCACACTCGGCGCGGTCTCAAATGGGGCATGCCGTCAATGCTTCTCGCCGTCCCATACGCGCTCGCGACGGTCGCTTGCGTGGGGCTCACAGAATCTGGTGGGTCAGGCTGGCTCAATATGCTCGCGCTGCTGTTCGCGTGGAACTCACTGAAATTTCTGGTTGCCGGACCTGTGACTCTCATCGGGTTGTGTCGGGTGCGCCGTCGGGAGGCGAGTGCCCGACGATTCAACACGCTGCTGCAGGGTCGCAATGATGTTGGACTGGACCGTTCCGACGAGCCAAGCTTCTCGTCCAAGAGCAGCTGA
- a CDS encoding ArdC-like ssDNA-binding domain-containing protein, whose amino-acid sequence MLNGDGSPNALVGEAHLCVSHTSSAWQPLGKVINVSTEPQTRQDRDAKLASLHERLVASVEELVNGNEWRRALEFSARFRSRSFNNSLLIWGQHSAAHERGTVPTELPSYVAGFRHWQALGRHVIAGQKGYMIFAPLTARFASSSPVDMSSWRRLNRHERPRSGEVVRQRMVGARPAYVWDVSQTEGSSIPERPAPMLLRGEAPQGLWDDLRALIEESGFAVLLVPDAGSLHGANGQTDFGGRRVFVRADIDAAARVKTLGHELAHVRLHDPDAGTLSHRGMQEVEAESVALMIGAAHGMDTSDYTIPYVSAWASSVPDKTETEVIQETGERVRRAAVAILDGLSTHQIGAGDPPELGPSQPVRHSDVTLPDPLDHQSERPGIRTL is encoded by the coding sequence ATGCTCAACGGAGATGGCTCGCCTAACGCGCTGGTTGGCGAGGCGCACCTCTGTGTCAGCCACACATCAAGTGCGTGGCAGCCACTTGGGAAGGTGATCAATGTGTCGACTGAACCGCAAACGCGACAAGACCGGGATGCAAAGCTCGCGAGCCTTCACGAACGCCTCGTTGCATCGGTCGAGGAGCTAGTCAACGGAAATGAGTGGCGCCGCGCCCTTGAGTTCTCCGCTCGCTTTCGATCACGGTCTTTCAACAACTCACTGTTGATCTGGGGGCAGCATTCAGCAGCGCACGAACGTGGAACAGTCCCGACTGAACTCCCGAGCTACGTGGCCGGGTTCCGGCACTGGCAAGCGCTCGGGCGACATGTGATCGCCGGGCAAAAGGGTTACATGATCTTCGCGCCCCTCACCGCGCGTTTCGCAAGCTCCTCCCCCGTCGACATGAGTTCGTGGCGGAGGCTTAACCGACACGAGCGGCCCCGATCCGGTGAGGTCGTACGCCAGCGAATGGTCGGAGCCCGCCCCGCATACGTGTGGGATGTCTCCCAAACGGAGGGGTCGTCGATTCCTGAGCGTCCCGCGCCCATGCTGCTCCGCGGCGAGGCACCCCAGGGACTCTGGGACGACCTCCGAGCACTCATCGAAGAGTCGGGTTTTGCCGTCTTGTTGGTACCGGATGCTGGGTCACTCCATGGAGCAAACGGCCAGACCGACTTTGGTGGGCGAAGAGTCTTCGTCCGCGCGGACATAGATGCCGCGGCCCGGGTGAAAACGCTCGGTCACGAACTGGCACATGTCAGGTTGCACGATCCCGATGCTGGCACGCTTTCACACCGCGGCATGCAAGAAGTGGAGGCGGAGTCGGTCGCATTGATGATAGGCGCGGCACACGGGATGGATACAAGCGACTACACGATTCCGTACGTGTCCGCCTGGGCCAGCTCCGTACCCGACAAGACCGAGACCGAGGTTATCCAGGAGACCGGCGAGCGCGTTCGTCGGGCGGCCGTGGCGATCCTCGACGGGCTCTCGACACATCAGATTGGAGCCGGCGATCCTCCCGAGTTGGGCCCGTCGCAACCGGTCCGGCATTCCGACGTCACATTGCCGGATCCCCTCGATCACCAGTCTGAGCGGCCCGGAATCAGGACACTCTGA
- a CDS encoding bifunctional DNA primase/polymerase gives MDIVGVLIDTIQSSMGSAALSFARAAIPIFPCARDGKRPLTHAGFHEASSDLDQVQAWWARWPSANIGMPTGSPSGFDVVDIDVTAAGSGFSAYERANAAGLVDGELARVRTPSRGMHVYFPVLAARPQRCWQAASAHIDFRGDGGYVVVPPSMLATPNGRVCYRLDSLSAAGSKPVDAIALREFLAPRPPRAVSRPEVLASAEPQRLAQWVSKLAEGERNRGLFWAACRLVEAGFAPADIDAALAPAAESAGLPTTEITATIRSASRQAAPHAPRARSEQWCDPSAPVRGRGDALCLG, from the coding sequence ATGGATATCGTCGGCGTCCTAATCGACACGATTCAGTCTTCGATGGGAAGTGCGGCTCTCTCCTTCGCCAGGGCAGCCATCCCGATCTTTCCGTGTGCCAGGGACGGCAAGCGTCCGCTCACTCATGCCGGGTTTCACGAAGCAAGCTCTGACTTGGACCAGGTGCAGGCTTGGTGGGCCCGTTGGCCCTCCGCAAATATCGGGATGCCAACGGGCAGCCCGTCCGGTTTCGACGTGGTCGATATCGACGTCACGGCCGCAGGGTCGGGGTTCAGCGCGTATGAGCGTGCGAATGCCGCCGGGCTCGTCGACGGCGAGCTCGCCCGCGTGCGCACGCCGTCCCGAGGAATGCATGTCTATTTCCCCGTGCTGGCGGCCCGTCCTCAACGCTGTTGGCAGGCTGCATCCGCGCATATCGATTTTCGTGGCGACGGCGGCTACGTCGTTGTGCCGCCCTCGATGCTGGCGACACCCAACGGCCGAGTCTGCTACCGGCTCGACTCGCTGTCAGCGGCAGGCTCGAAGCCGGTCGACGCCATCGCCCTCCGGGAGTTCTTGGCACCCAGACCGCCTCGGGCGGTATCGAGGCCGGAGGTGCTCGCCTCGGCTGAGCCTCAGCGGCTGGCGCAGTGGGTCAGCAAGCTCGCCGAGGGCGAGCGAAATAGAGGCCTGTTTTGGGCAGCCTGCCGACTTGTGGAGGCTGGGTTTGCGCCTGCGGACATCGACGCTGCGCTGGCTCCGGCTGCAGAGTCCGCGGGGCTGCCGACCACGGAAATTACTGCGACTATCCGGTCCGCGAGCCGACAGGCTGCCCCACATGCGCCTCGCGCACGGAGCGAGCAATGGTGCGACCCAAGTGCTCCGGTACGCGGGCGAGGTGACGCGCTATGCCTGGGGTGA